A region from the Rhodamnia argentea isolate NSW1041297 chromosome 7, ASM2092103v1, whole genome shotgun sequence genome encodes:
- the LOC115737781 gene encoding tRNA (adenine(58)-N(1))-methyltransferase catalytic subunit TRMT61A-like, protein MLALDTSKKLSFSKLIASGDLVIVYERHETMKAVKVCEGSVFQNRFGMFKHSHWIGLPFGSKVYSNKSGYVYLLAPSPELWTLVLSHRTQILYIADISFVIMYLEIVPGCLVLESGTGSGSLTTSLVRAVAPTGHVHTFDFHEQRAASAREDFERTGVSSMVTVGVRDIQGKGFPDELCGLADAVFLDLPQPWLVIVSAAKMLKPDATLCSFSPCIEQVQRSCEALRTNFTDIRTFEVLLRTYEVREVKINSMRGQGGSPCQQPPCKRRHTNEGSDKQESVSSAIMARPSAEARGHTGYLTFARLRCSA, encoded by the exons ATGTTGGCTCTTGACACCTCAAAGAAATTATCCTTCAGTAAGCTCATTGCCAGTGGAGATTTGGTGATCGTGTACGAGAGACATGAGACGATGAAGGCCGTTAAAGTGTGCGAGGGGTCGGTTTTCCAGAACCGTTTTGGCATGTTTAAACATTCCCATTGGATAGGGCTACCCTTTGGGTCCAAGGTGTACAGCAACAAGAGCGGATATGTCTACTTGCTGGCTCCTTCTCCGGAGTTGTGGACTCTGGTATTAAGCCACAGGACTCAAATACTTTACATCGCGGACATAAGCTTTGTGATCATGTACTTGGAAATAGTTCCTGGTTGTCTGGTTCTCGAATCTGGAACGGGAAGCGGGTCGTTAACCACATCGCTCGTGAGGGCTGTGGCTCCTACTGGTCATGTGCATACGTTTGATTTTCATGAACAACGAGCTGCATCTGCTAG GGAGGACTTTGAGAGAACAGGAGTAAGCAGTATGGTCACTGTTGGGGTTAGGGACATCCAGGGCAAGGGATTTCCTGATGAACTCTGTGGCCTGGCCGATGCTGTATTCTTGGACCTACCGCAACCTTGGTTGGTCATAGTGTCTGCTGCGAAAATGCTCAAACCAGACGCCACTTTATGCTCTTTCTCACCCTGCATTGAACAAGTGCAACGCTCATGTGAAGCACTCAGAACGAACTTTACTG ACATACGGACCTTTGAGGTGCTTCTTCGCACATATGAAGTTCGGGAGGTTAAGATCAATAGTATGCGAGGTCAGGGAGGCAGCCCTTGTCAGCAGCCTCCATGCAAGAGGAGGCACACCAATGAAGGAAGTGACAAGCAGGAGAGCGTGAGTTCAGCTATCATGGCAAGGCCGTCTGCTGAAGCCAGAGGCCATACCGGCTATTTGACATTTGCAAGACTCAGATGCTCCGCATAA